The window AGCACGTCGCCGGAGCGAAGGATGCCCGCGGCAGGCCCACCGGCCTCCACCTCGTCCACCACGATGCCGGAGCGGAAGCGCCACGGCCGGTTGACGGAAGGCGCCGCGTTCACCGTGCAGTCGCACGCGATGCGCACCCCCAGGTGCCCGCGCGCCGCGCTCGCCGCGCATCCCTGCCGCACCTCCGCCGCCGCGGGTGCGGACGACGCGGCCAGCGGCAGCACGGCCGCGAAGCAGAGGACCAGCCGGGCAAGGCCGAGCATGCGCATCTCGCGACTCCCGTTCAGAACCACGTGACCGGATAGAGCACCGGGGTCTCCGGCGCTGCCACGACCACCTGCCGGTCGTGCGGCGGCCCCGCATCTCCCCGCCTCGCCACGCCGTAGCCGACGCCGGCACCCGCCAGGAACGCCACGAGCGACGCCGCCAGCGCGGGCGCCAGCCACGGCCGTATCCGCCGCGTCCAGGGCGCGAGGGGGACCACGCCCGGCTCGGGCTTCGCCAGCCCGTCTTCTATCCCCGCCCATATCGCCCCTGCCGGCATGGGCGGCGGGGCGCGGTAGCCGGCGAGGGCGCGGCGGGTCTCGTCGCGCTCGGAACGTTCGTCGTGCGTCATCGGGCATCCTCCGGGGCCAGGTCGGCCAGCGACTCGCGCAGCAGGGCACGGGCACGCGACAGCCGCGCGCGCGACGAGCCGGGAGCGATGCCCAGCACCTGCGCGATCTCCTCGTGCGTGTACTCCTCCAGGTCGTGCATCAGCAGAACGGTGCGCAGCTTCTCGCCCAGCGCGTTGACCGCCGTGGCCACGCGGCGCTGCACGAACGGCTCGGGCGTGCGCGGCTCCGTGCGGGCGTGCGGGTCGCCGAAGCGCGCCAGGCTCTCGCCGCGGCGCCGGTGCGTGCGCCGCTGGTCGCGCAGCAGGTTCACGGCGATGCGTCCCAGCCATCCGCCCAGCGTTCCCCGCCCCGTGAACCCGCCGATCTTGCGGAAGGCGGCCAGGAAGGTCTCCTGCGTGACGTCCTGCGCCAGGTCGTAGTCGCCGCACAGCCGGTACGCCAGCCGCCACACGCGCGGCCCCTCGCTCTCGAAGAGCGCACCGCGCGCGTCGGGATCGCCGCCCCGGAGGCGGGCCACCAGCGGTTCGGCAGCGTGCAAGGTCGGCCCTCTCGGCCCGGGGTGAACTCGTTCTCGCCATCCAGACGGCACGAACGCCCGCCAGCGTTGCACGGGAGATGCACGGCCGCCAGGTCGCGGCGACCACTCGCTCGCACCACATCAACGGTCGGCGGGCGGAATGCGGTCGTAGATGGTCGATCCGCCGCGATGCTTCCGGAGCGCTCCTCTTTCCGCAACCAGCCCCGAACGTCGCATTCGCGCTGCCGTAACCTCGCGCGAGCACGCGCCAGGGCGATGCCGCCGATCGAAACTTCGTCGCCCGATCGGCGGATACGGTTCCGTCTCGCTCGGTCGAACGACGAAAGGCCCGGCAGCGACGCCGGGCCTTTCCTCCGTATTCGATCTATCGTCCAGCCCTACTCTGCGGACCGGTCGCGCTCCCCCTCCGCCTGCGAGGGCT is drawn from Longimicrobiaceae bacterium and contains these coding sequences:
- a CDS encoding RNA polymerase sigma factor — its product is MHAAEPLVARLRGGDPDARGALFESEGPRVWRLAYRLCGDYDLAQDVTQETFLAAFRKIGGFTGRGTLGGWLGRIAVNLLRDQRRTHRRRGESLARFGDPHARTEPRTPEPFVQRRVATAVNALGEKLRTVLLMHDLEEYTHEEIAQVLGIAPGSSRARLSRARALLRESLADLAPEDAR